One Candidatus Syntrophosphaera sp. DNA segment encodes these proteins:
- a CDS encoding SMP-30/gluconolactonase/LRE family protein yields MPNKISRIVTVLIIILLLLVAAFILLRLFKPATLNNPESIVYDEAGQRFLISNKGNGQIISLDESGKYQLFLKEGLTNPRGMKLLPPLLYVTDNTAVQVIDLEEARIIDSITIPGSIMLNDIESDHRGLLYVSDSRSDRLYIVDPSSKSISSVSSDLMAGPNGIVYDYPRRQMLIVGLRQASPILAYNIESGEFSVFRTTLYDSLDGIAIDELGRIYFSSWGEEAIFMIPQEQNRTLLWQEN; encoded by the coding sequence ATGCCCAACAAAATATCCCGGATCGTTACGGTCCTTATCATAATCCTGCTGCTGCTTGTCGCCGCATTCATCCTGCTACGACTATTCAAACCCGCCACGCTCAACAATCCCGAAAGCATAGTCTACGACGAAGCCGGCCAGAGATTCCTCATCTCCAACAAAGGCAACGGCCAGATCATTAGCTTGGATGAGAGCGGCAAATACCAGCTCTTCCTGAAAGAGGGGCTGACCAACCCCCGCGGCATGAAACTGCTGCCGCCCCTCCTCTATGTGACCGACAATACCGCTGTCCAGGTCATCGACCTCGAAGAAGCCAGGATTATAGACAGCATCACCATCCCCGGCTCCATAATGCTCAACGACATTGAAAGCGACCACCGCGGCCTGCTATATGTTAGCGACTCCCGCAGCGACAGGCTCTACATCGTCGACCCCTCCAGCAAAAGCATCTCCAGCGTCTCTTCCGATCTGATGGCCGGCCCCAACGGAATCGTCTACGACTATCCCCGCCGCCAGATGCTCATTGTTGGACTCAGACAGGCTTCGCCGATCCTGGCATACAACATCGAGAGCGGCGAGTTCAGCGTTTTCCGCACCACCCTCTACGACAGCCTCGACGGGATCGCCATCGACGAACTGGGCAGGATTTATTTCAGTTCCTGGGGCGAAGAGGCCATCTTCATGATCCCCCAAGAACAGAACCGTACACTGCTCTGGCAGGAAAATA
- the cysS gene encoding cysteine--tRNA ligase, translating to MQLYNQLKRQKEEFTPLSPGKVKIYACGPTVYNYFHIGNARAFLFFDVLRRYFEFRGYEVTYVQNITDIDDRIITQSIDEKIPFNDVAAKYTQAFLEDSQALGIKPPTHQPKATEVMEDIIAAIKAMVEKGFAYQAEGDVYFNTAALPEYGQLSGKKTEDQLAGARVAENPLKRNSADFTLWKRSKPGEPVWQSPWGEGRPGWHTECVVMSRKYLGETFDIHGGGIDLIFPHHENELAQAQALSGKPLANYWVHNGFLNIDGEKMSKSLKNFFTARDILQQHSAEAVRFFFLSKHYRSPIDFNREIIEESERAVTNFYSALKAIGYLNITADLDDTHAAQKKAFIQALDDDLNTAKAIAVLFDLSHQTKNEQLPRETREQAALMLVHLGEVLGFFQNLAAKLESTVPDLTRQLVEIVIQYRQEARAAKNWALSDKIRDDLAALGIEIKDTPSGCSWNLKD from the coding sequence ATGCAGCTTTACAACCAACTCAAACGCCAGAAGGAAGAATTCACGCCCCTCAGCCCCGGCAAAGTGAAGATCTATGCCTGCGGGCCCACAGTATATAACTATTTCCACATCGGCAACGCCCGCGCCTTCCTGTTCTTCGACGTCCTGCGCCGCTATTTCGAATTCCGGGGCTATGAGGTCACCTACGTCCAAAACATCACTGACATTGACGACCGGATCATCACTCAGTCCATCGACGAGAAGATCCCTTTCAACGACGTCGCGGCCAAATACACCCAGGCCTTTCTGGAAGACAGCCAGGCGCTTGGGATCAAGCCGCCCACTCATCAGCCCAAGGCCACGGAGGTGATGGAAGACATCATTGCCGCCATCAAGGCCATGGTGGAGAAAGGCTTTGCATATCAAGCGGAGGGAGACGTTTATTTCAACACCGCAGCTTTACCGGAGTATGGACAACTCTCAGGCAAGAAAACGGAAGACCAATTGGCCGGAGCCCGAGTGGCCGAAAACCCGCTGAAACGCAATTCCGCGGATTTCACTCTCTGGAAGCGCAGCAAACCCGGCGAGCCCGTCTGGCAAAGCCCCTGGGGCGAAGGCAGGCCAGGCTGGCACACGGAATGCGTGGTGATGAGCCGCAAATACCTGGGCGAAACCTTCGATATCCATGGCGGCGGGATCGACCTCATCTTCCCCCACCACGAGAATGAACTGGCCCAGGCCCAGGCCTTGTCTGGAAAGCCTTTGGCAAATTACTGGGTCCACAACGGTTTCCTCAATATCGACGGCGAAAAGATGAGCAAGAGCCTGAAGAACTTCTTCACAGCCCGGGACATCCTGCAACAACACAGCGCAGAGGCGGTCCGCTTCTTCTTCCTTTCCAAGCACTACCGTTCCCCGATCGATTTCAACCGCGAGATCATTGAGGAATCCGAACGTGCCGTGACCAATTTCTATTCCGCCCTCAAAGCGATCGGCTATCTGAACATCACCGCGGACCTGGATGATACCCATGCTGCGCAGAAAAAGGCCTTCATCCAGGCCTTGGACGACGATCTCAATACTGCCAAGGCGATCGCCGTGCTCTTCGACCTGAGCCACCAGACCAAGAACGAACAACTGCCCCGTGAGACCAGGGAACAGGCCGCACTGATGCTCGTGCATCTGGGAGAAGTGCTGGGCTTTTTCCAAAACCTGGCTGCCAAGCTGGAATCCACAGTTCCAGACCTCACACGCCAACTCGTTGAAATCGTCATCCAATATCGCCAGGAAGCACGCGCTGCCAAGAACTGGGCCCTATCGGACAAGATCCGCGACGACCTCGCCGCTCTTGGCATCGAGATCAAGGATACGCCCTCAGGCTGCTCCTGGAACCTAAAAGATTAG